The Vibrio rhizosphaerae genome includes a region encoding these proteins:
- the tagH gene encoding type VI secretion system-associated FHA domain protein TagH, with product MVQSKQPSLNIIVTNVQVLESGLTSRTTWTPAGGTIGTAADSFWLLTDKNGAISPNHCEIQVVDGAFCVRDNCGETYVNGSSMPLGRNKLARLENKDEIQVGPYSLRVHLGNNGEDDIASSNVLEQLFDDDRHSLLADDDGEAATLHRSDEVDHSVIDPLMALDELSPQNKDDSNVLIDGDEEEARAEEEAQEQPLLAAEEYYQRPLQETQQENGEYDMTASISLKKIFRFGALKLGRKSKSDVAQAAPANTRSSSTVNHSTVNHSTTRSNNTDAPDNQSVHNRSVSHGSVDYQSENNESEGYGMDENVLDLLEEEVAKSMSSTSEQSVGTNHHGKHLLTGPMLDGLGVDLTDSHDMEKMHFLSEELGLSLQACVKGLLDLHKQVNHGRFDMMNRNLQPIEDNPLRLGLSYEETMKTMYDSQKSLVHLSAPAAITESLKSIQDHNEAVQYATTEALSQILAAFSPQVLLRRFNNYKRPNEQRSDSEDAWAWNMYSSYYQELTSNRQKGFEKLFWEIFEQAYDKKIREKQLEF from the coding sequence ATGGTTCAGAGTAAGCAGCCTTCCCTCAATATCATTGTTACCAATGTTCAGGTGTTGGAGTCCGGTTTGACCTCGCGGACGACTTGGACGCCTGCGGGGGGAACAATCGGAACGGCGGCAGATAGTTTCTGGCTTCTCACAGACAAGAATGGGGCGATTTCCCCCAATCATTGTGAAATCCAGGTCGTCGACGGTGCTTTTTGTGTCCGTGATAACTGCGGTGAAACTTATGTGAATGGTTCATCGATGCCACTGGGCCGCAACAAATTAGCCCGGCTGGAAAACAAAGATGAAATTCAAGTGGGGCCCTATTCCCTGCGAGTCCATCTCGGCAACAACGGTGAAGATGATATTGCATCAAGCAACGTGCTGGAGCAGTTATTTGACGATGACCGGCACAGCCTTTTAGCCGACGATGACGGAGAAGCCGCAACTTTACACCGGAGCGATGAAGTCGATCACAGTGTGATTGATCCGCTCATGGCACTGGATGAACTGTCGCCCCAGAACAAAGACGACAGCAATGTGCTGATCGACGGGGACGAAGAAGAAGCCCGCGCAGAAGAGGAAGCTCAGGAGCAACCTTTACTGGCGGCGGAAGAATACTACCAGCGTCCATTACAGGAGACGCAGCAAGAAAATGGTGAATACGATATGACCGCCTCGATTAGTCTGAAGAAAATTTTCAGATTCGGGGCGCTTAAATTGGGCAGAAAGTCCAAATCAGATGTCGCGCAGGCCGCGCCTGCCAATACGCGCAGTAGCAGTACCGTGAATCACAGTACCGTAAATCACAGTACCACGCGTAGTAACAATACCGATGCGCCAGACAATCAATCTGTGCACAACCGATCTGTGAGTCATGGATCAGTCGATTATCAATCAGAGAACAACGAATCAGAGGGCTATGGGATGGATGAGAACGTACTCGATCTACTCGAAGAAGAAGTCGCAAAAAGCATGTCATCGACATCAGAACAGTCTGTTGGCACAAATCATCATGGAAAACATCTGCTGACTGGCCCGATGTTGGATGGTCTGGGAGTCGATCTGACCGATAGTCATGATATGGAGAAAATGCACTTCCTTTCCGAAGAGCTGGGCCTGTCGCTTCAGGCATGTGTCAAAGGATTACTGGATCTGCACAAGCAGGTGAATCATGGCCGTTTCGATATGATGAACCGCAATCTTCAGCCGATTGAAGATAACCCGCTACGGTTGGGCTTGTCTTATGAAGAGACCATGAAAACCATGTATGACTCGCAAAAGAGTCTGGTTCACCTGTCAGCGCCAGCCGCGATTACCGAGAGCCTGAAAAGCATTCAGGATCATAATGAAGCGGTTCAGTATGCGACGACAGAAGCGCTGAGCCAGATTCTGGCGGCATTCTCACCTCAGGTCCTCCTGCGTCGTTTTAATAATTATAAGCGCCCGAATGAACAGCGTAGTGACTCCGAAGATGCGTGGGCGTGGAATATGTACAGCAGCTACTATCAGGAACTGACCTCGAACCGTCAAAAAGGGTTTGAAAAGCTGTTCTGGGAAATCTTCGAACAGGCTTACGACAAGAAAATCCGTGAGAAGCAACTGGAGTTCTGA
- the tssH gene encoding type VI secretion system ATPase TssH has translation MIRIELPTLISKLNQQSKLALEQAASLCIERQHPEVTLEHYLDVLLENPLSDIRVILKQANIDFESVKQAIASSYTREHVLDTYPAFSPLLVELLQEAWLLSTTELDQHELRSGAIFLAALTRVDRYLPVRLISLLESINRETLKKNFAAVVADSSETAVEKTAEKRGAKSPLTEATTPLQKYCSNVSEQARRGELDPVLCRENEINLMIDILCRRRKNNPIVVGDAGVGKSAMIEGLALRIEAGNVPDQLKNVDIMALDLGLLQAGASVKGEFEKRLKGVIDAIKSSPSPIILFIDEAHTLIGAGNQEGGADAANLLKPALARGELSTVAATTWKEYKKYFEKDPALTRRFQLVKLEEPSINQAVDILRGLNSVYEKAHHVLITDEALKAAAELSARYISGRQLPDKAIDVLDTACARIAIHLTTPPKRLAQLETNCYQRQLEIDMLERAQFLGSENDVKRLDELRAQEEADEAEKLTLLESWESQKELVETIIELRSQLIALSLQQAEAVAQPVEAASFEVLDELVEGQDVTVEQSPQELMETLKIELKEKYAALEAIPHRERLIYPQVDADQIAEVIADWTGVPVDQMNTDELHKITHLTSILGEAIKGQDTAIERVHRHLLTARADLRRPGRPKGAFLLVGPSGVGKTETVIQLAEQLYGGQQFLTTINMSEYQEKHTVSRLIGSPPGYVGYGEGGVLTEAIRKMPYSVVLLDEVEKAHPEVLNIFYQAFDKGELADGEGRVIDCKNVVFFLTSNLGYQTIVDYADEPKIIADRLYPELAEFFKPALLARMEVIPYLPLNKEVLAEIVQAKLARLEKLFQERYSAEVEIADSLIEEILTRATRSENGARMLEAIIEGQLLPPVSLALLNKLAQREPINRVYLAAVDGEFIGEVE, from the coding sequence GTGATCCGAATTGAATTACCCACTCTTATTTCAAAATTAAATCAACAAAGTAAGCTGGCGCTTGAGCAGGCAGCTTCTTTATGTATTGAACGTCAACATCCGGAAGTGACTTTAGAGCACTACCTTGATGTATTACTGGAAAATCCACTGTCAGATATCCGTGTCATCCTCAAGCAGGCCAACATTGATTTTGAGAGTGTCAAACAGGCGATCGCCAGCTCGTACACACGCGAGCATGTACTGGATACCTATCCGGCATTTTCTCCGTTATTGGTTGAATTGCTTCAGGAAGCGTGGCTGTTGTCGACGACTGAACTGGACCAACACGAACTCCGTTCTGGCGCGATCTTCTTGGCGGCGTTAACTCGCGTAGACCGCTATTTACCGGTGCGCTTGATTTCGCTGTTAGAAAGCATCAACCGGGAAACTCTGAAGAAAAACTTCGCTGCGGTTGTTGCAGATTCTTCAGAAACCGCAGTTGAAAAAACCGCAGAGAAGCGGGGCGCTAAATCACCATTGACAGAAGCAACCACACCGCTGCAAAAATATTGTTCAAATGTCAGTGAACAAGCCCGTCGTGGTGAACTTGACCCCGTATTATGCCGTGAAAATGAAATCAATCTGATGATCGACATTCTGTGCCGTCGTCGTAAAAACAACCCGATTGTGGTCGGTGATGCCGGTGTGGGTAAAAGTGCCATGATTGAGGGCCTTGCGCTGCGTATCGAAGCGGGCAACGTGCCTGACCAACTGAAAAATGTCGATATCATGGCGCTTGACTTAGGTCTGCTTCAGGCCGGAGCCTCAGTGAAAGGGGAATTCGAGAAGCGTCTCAAAGGTGTGATCGATGCGATTAAATCATCGCCGTCACCGATTATCCTGTTCATTGACGAAGCACATACCTTGATCGGTGCGGGGAATCAGGAAGGCGGCGCTGATGCGGCCAACTTGCTTAAACCGGCACTGGCGCGTGGCGAACTGAGTACCGTCGCAGCGACAACCTGGAAAGAGTACAAAAAATACTTTGAAAAAGATCCGGCACTGACCCGTCGTTTCCAACTGGTCAAACTGGAAGAGCCGAGCATCAATCAGGCGGTTGATATCCTGCGTGGTCTCAATAGTGTCTATGAGAAAGCACACCATGTGCTGATCACGGATGAAGCTCTGAAAGCGGCCGCAGAACTGTCGGCGCGTTATATTTCAGGTCGTCAGCTCCCGGATAAAGCGATTGACGTATTAGATACCGCTTGTGCCCGGATTGCGATTCATCTGACCACGCCACCCAAGCGTCTTGCGCAATTAGAAACCAACTGCTATCAGCGTCAGCTCGAAATCGACATGTTGGAAAGAGCGCAGTTCCTCGGTAGTGAAAATGATGTCAAACGTCTCGATGAGCTGCGCGCTCAGGAAGAGGCCGACGAGGCAGAAAAATTAACTCTGCTTGAAAGCTGGGAAAGTCAGAAAGAACTGGTTGAAACCATCATTGAACTGCGTTCACAGCTGATCGCCCTGTCGTTACAACAAGCTGAAGCCGTTGCTCAGCCGGTTGAAGCGGCTTCATTTGAAGTTTTAGATGAATTGGTTGAAGGCCAAGACGTTACCGTCGAGCAATCTCCGCAAGAACTGATGGAAACGCTGAAAATCGAGCTGAAAGAAAAATATGCAGCCCTTGAAGCCATTCCGCATCGTGAGCGTCTGATTTACCCACAAGTCGATGCGGACCAGATTGCAGAAGTCATTGCGGACTGGACGGGTGTGCCTGTAGATCAGATGAACACTGATGAACTGCACAAAATTACCCACCTGACGTCTATTTTAGGCGAAGCCATCAAAGGTCAGGATACTGCGATTGAACGGGTGCACCGCCACCTGTTGACAGCGCGTGCTGACCTGCGTCGTCCCGGCCGTCCGAAAGGCGCGTTCCTGTTGGTAGGGCCAAGTGGGGTCGGTAAAACGGAAACCGTGATTCAGTTGGCCGAACAACTATACGGCGGTCAACAATTCCTGACGACTATCAATATGTCTGAATATCAGGAGAAACATACGGTTTCGCGTCTGATCGGCTCACCTCCGGGTTACGTCGGTTACGGTGAAGGCGGTGTGTTGACCGAAGCGATTCGTAAAATGCCGTATTCAGTTGTGTTGCTGGACGAGGTTGAAAAAGCCCATCCTGAAGTGCTGAATATCTTCTATCAAGCATTTGATAAAGGTGAGCTGGCTGATGGGGAAGGTCGGGTGATCGACTGTAAGAACGTGGTGTTCTTCCTGACGTCGAACCTCGGTTATCAGACCATTGTGGACTATGCAGATGAGCCGAAAATCATTGCTGATCGGTTGTATCCGGAATTGGCTGAATTCTTTAAACCGGCGTTGCTGGCACGGATGGAAGTGATTCCTTACTTACCGCTGAACAAAGAAGTCTTGGCTGAAATCGTACAGGCAAAACTGGCTCGTCTGGAAAAACTGTTCCAAGAGCGTTACAGCGCTGAAGTTGAGATTGCCGATTCACTGATCGAGGAAATCCTGACCCGGGCGACCCGTTCAGAGAATGGTGCGCGGATGCTGGAAGCGATTATCGAAGGGCAACTGTTACCACCAGTCTCGCTGGCACTACTGAACAAACTTGCACAGCGCGAACCGATTAACCGCGTCTATCTGGCTGCGGTGGATGGTGAATTCATCGGTGAGGTCGAATAA
- the icmH gene encoding type IVB secretion system protein IcmH/DotU, giving the protein MVQNTGEHIDNLLFDNVENINRDQDYWFQLRGDNPNVLIDAATPLFGLSLRVRSMTSCPNIEQIYHQTVEEIKAIEIELTEKGFDNAVLMAYRYILCTFLDEAVMGTEWGSSSIWASHSMLSRFHNETWGGEKVYTILARLEGEPQRYKLLLEFIYHCLILGFEGKYRVMENGHNERERVISHLYDMLAALEEKKIPPLNQANQHIVDAKYRLNRQLPVWSVFLGFFLLWSGIFLGYTWLLHEKSADVVNQLSQLLN; this is encoded by the coding sequence GTGGTGCAGAATACGGGTGAACACATTGACAACCTACTGTTTGATAATGTGGAAAATATCAACCGGGACCAAGATTATTGGTTCCAGTTACGGGGGGATAACCCCAATGTCCTGATTGATGCAGCGACCCCGTTATTTGGTCTGTCACTCCGGGTCCGGAGCATGACCAGTTGTCCGAACATTGAACAGATCTATCATCAGACGGTTGAAGAGATCAAAGCGATTGAGATCGAACTGACCGAAAAAGGGTTTGATAACGCGGTATTGATGGCTTATCGATACATCTTGTGTACCTTTTTGGATGAAGCTGTCATGGGGACCGAATGGGGCTCTTCCAGCATCTGGGCATCCCACTCCATGCTATCCCGGTTTCATAATGAAACTTGGGGTGGCGAAAAGGTTTATACCATTCTGGCGCGTCTGGAAGGTGAACCGCAACGCTACAAATTGCTGCTGGAATTTATCTATCACTGTCTGATCCTCGGCTTCGAAGGCAAGTATCGCGTGATGGAAAATGGTCACAACGAGCGCGAAAGAGTGATCAGTCACTTATACGATATGCTGGCAGCGCTTGAAGAGAAAAAAATTCCACCGCTTAACCAAGCGAATCAACATATCGTCGATGCCAAGTACCGCCTCAATCGTCAACTACCGGTTTGGTCGGTTTTTCTTGGATTCTTCCTGCTTTGGAGCGGGATCTTTCTGGGTTACACATGGTTATTGCATGAGAAATCTGCTGACGTTGTGAACCAGTTAAGTCAACTTCTTAATTAA
- a CDS encoding sigma-54 interaction domain-containing protein, protein MNRWLTYATDLVGIRKPQQLATLFIDTVSRELDLDTCLLLVPSADGRTLVPHRSDLEMVWSVTDFDCPFAHVLQSSKPMALSLDSLVFWQSNRAFVQLTESVGLFDVVRIVPLPLNQDVVKTVLFMVGEADHLQQIFSDDDFCRYVDVFSQQWALLTDIEREEQNQRDLRESLFDVERARQQQRLTDTLSQTLVGQSQPMVKLREQIVSAAGSQLSVMIQGDTGTGKELVAQAVHDLSERANQPFIAINCAAIPENLLESELFGYSKGAFSGAEADKQGLIAQANGGTLFLDEIGDMPLVLQAKLLRVLETRTFRPVGGKEEQTSDFRLVSATHVNLLGQVRQKAFRQDLYYRLFQYPITVPCLTERIDDIALLSQHFVQLFNDSHGTQIRGLNYKAIDCLKQHSFNGNVRELKHLIEFGCAQTQDGHEVQVSSFIHRILPREEVNLFQVEEPESCTVIKDLKQAIQDFESKIIRERLRLFSGDRAKAAESLGIPKRTLAYKCQKLEIKAP, encoded by the coding sequence ATGAACCGCTGGTTAACTTACGCGACCGATCTTGTCGGTATCAGAAAGCCGCAGCAACTTGCGACGCTTTTTATCGACACGGTTTCACGTGAGTTGGATCTTGATACTTGCTTATTGCTTGTCCCCAGCGCTGATGGGCGGACACTAGTCCCCCATCGGTCCGATCTGGAGATGGTCTGGTCGGTGACGGATTTTGATTGTCCGTTTGCCCACGTGCTCCAATCCTCAAAACCGATGGCGTTGTCATTAGACAGTCTGGTGTTTTGGCAGTCGAACCGGGCTTTTGTCCAGTTGACTGAGTCGGTCGGTTTGTTTGACGTTGTCCGCATCGTCCCGCTGCCCCTCAATCAGGATGTCGTCAAGACCGTGCTGTTTATGGTGGGTGAAGCGGATCATCTGCAGCAGATTTTTTCTGATGACGATTTTTGTCGTTATGTGGATGTGTTCAGCCAACAGTGGGCTTTGCTGACCGATATTGAACGGGAAGAGCAGAATCAGCGCGATCTGCGCGAATCACTGTTTGATGTTGAACGTGCCCGCCAACAGCAACGTCTGACCGATACATTGTCTCAGACACTGGTCGGGCAGAGTCAGCCAATGGTCAAACTCAGAGAGCAGATTGTCAGTGCGGCCGGCTCTCAGTTATCGGTCATGATTCAGGGTGATACGGGAACCGGGAAAGAGCTGGTGGCGCAGGCCGTACATGACCTGTCTGAACGGGCTAATCAGCCGTTTATCGCAATCAACTGTGCTGCGATTCCGGAAAATTTACTGGAGAGTGAGTTATTCGGCTATAGCAAAGGGGCTTTTTCCGGCGCTGAAGCCGATAAACAGGGGCTGATCGCACAGGCCAATGGCGGCACCTTATTCCTCGATGAAATCGGCGATATGCCTTTGGTGCTGCAAGCCAAGCTGCTGCGGGTGCTTGAAACGCGTACCTTCCGTCCGGTTGGTGGTAAAGAAGAGCAGACATCTGATTTTCGTTTGGTGTCTGCAACGCACGTTAATCTCTTGGGTCAGGTTCGTCAGAAAGCATTTCGTCAAGATCTCTATTACCGACTGTTTCAATATCCGATTACGGTGCCGTGTCTGACCGAACGCATCGATGATATTGCGTTATTGAGTCAGCATTTTGTTCAGTTATTTAACGATTCACACGGGACCCAGATCCGTGGATTGAATTATAAAGCGATTGATTGCCTGAAACAGCACAGCTTTAACGGCAACGTGCGGGAACTGAAGCATTTAATCGAGTTTGGATGTGCACAAACGCAAGACGGTCATGAAGTTCAGGTGAGTAGTTTTATTCACCGGATTCTGCCTCGCGAAGAGGTCAATCTGTTTCAGGTTGAAGAGCCGGAGTCGTGCACTGTGATTAAAGATCTCAAACAGGCGATTCAGGATTTTGAGTCAAAAATCATCAGAGAGCGCCTGCGATTGTTTTCCGGTGACCGTGCCAAAGCAGCTGAAAGCTTGGGGATACCCAAACGGACACTGGCTTACAAATGCCAGAAACTGGAGATTAAAGCGCCATGA
- the tssJ gene encoding type VI secretion system lipoprotein TssJ, producing the protein MVKKFACVLFALLMLTACSSGSSSPPADEYNPAEAPTTVTFSMVTDAGVNPNIWGEASPVEVQVFELEDDSMFMSADYDTIKASYKKALRSNFVRDYDYMLMPGQFKFVNAFKVSPETHYIGVMAHFAEPELSEWKKAVKVLNKGREYHMLMLFKDYDVKLEKVE; encoded by the coding sequence ATTGTGAAAAAGTTTGCTTGTGTTTTATTCGCTTTGCTCATGCTCACTGCGTGCAGCAGTGGGAGCAGTAGCCCCCCGGCGGATGAATATAATCCGGCAGAAGCTCCGACAACAGTGACATTCAGTATGGTGACCGATGCGGGTGTCAACCCCAATATTTGGGGAGAAGCATCACCGGTTGAGGTGCAGGTCTTTGAGCTGGAGGACGATTCCATGTTCATGTCAGCTGACTATGACACCATCAAAGCCAGCTATAAAAAGGCACTGCGCAGTAACTTTGTCAGAGATTACGATTACATGCTGATGCCCGGCCAGTTTAAGTTTGTCAACGCATTCAAAGTGTCTCCGGAGACGCATTATATCGGCGTGATGGCGCATTTTGCCGAACCTGAGCTGAGTGAATGGAAGAAAGCGGTCAAAGTCCTGAATAAAGGCCGGGAGTATCACATGCTGATGCTGTTCAAAGACTACGATGTTAAATTAGAAAAAGTGGAATAA
- the tssA gene encoding type VI secretion system protein TssA — translation MELSEYRPCITTPIAGENPVGDRLIDDSLFDFVEDQMMKVGSLSHASVQWEEVEHSVLKLLKEKSKDIKLLVYLLQCLHHQVTPARFNLSLFIWADFVSLFWEESYPAPGPRGALPRRKFFGQIIQRFGIVIDKLDFNRFSGELMSDLESALESLNQAVESKGLVTEDFSGYLNTVRSKMRLAEERQRAEQKAQKPKAQPQQEASSPASTLSVDSSSDKAARQTLLKVSEFLAEQEQGIGLAIRLRRHAVWSGILSEPDHNTDGETMLRPMQQDRVKDYQDLMRSPDLSLWRKIEQSLTMAPYWFEGQMMSYQIAQALDKKDWCRAIREEAGYFLERLPKLKELKFKGGQPFVPEEVNAWLGEQEQATTQASVVGSWQEKRKEAFMLAKEAGIAVALSMINGGLEKAVEPRDKFYWRMMSADLLNEHGFSAMAEEQYQTLYRQAGSASVSEWEPSLMQRLEKYSTSE, via the coding sequence ATGGAACTATCTGAATATCGCCCGTGCATTACCACACCGATTGCGGGAGAAAATCCGGTCGGTGATCGTCTGATTGACGATTCATTATTTGATTTTGTTGAAGATCAGATGATGAAGGTCGGTTCACTGTCCCATGCCAGTGTGCAGTGGGAAGAAGTTGAGCACAGTGTTTTAAAACTACTCAAAGAAAAATCAAAAGATATCAAACTGTTGGTTTATCTCTTACAGTGCTTACATCATCAGGTGACACCGGCCCGGTTCAACTTATCCTTGTTTATCTGGGCGGATTTTGTCTCGCTGTTTTGGGAAGAAAGTTATCCGGCACCGGGGCCGCGAGGTGCACTGCCGCGCCGTAAGTTTTTTGGACAGATCATCCAACGCTTTGGGATTGTGATCGACAAACTGGATTTCAACCGTTTTTCCGGCGAGTTAATGAGCGATCTGGAAAGCGCGCTGGAGAGTCTCAATCAGGCGGTGGAAAGCAAAGGCTTGGTGACGGAAGACTTTTCAGGATATCTCAACACCGTTCGCTCAAAAATGCGCTTGGCAGAAGAGCGTCAGCGTGCAGAACAGAAAGCCCAGAAACCGAAAGCGCAGCCACAGCAGGAAGCGAGCAGCCCCGCGAGTACCTTGTCGGTTGACAGTTCCAGTGATAAAGCGGCCAGACAGACCCTGTTAAAAGTATCTGAATTTCTGGCAGAGCAAGAGCAAGGCATTGGTCTGGCAATTCGTTTGCGCCGTCATGCGGTATGGTCTGGGATTCTCTCTGAACCGGATCACAATACCGACGGGGAAACCATGTTGCGGCCAATGCAGCAAGACCGCGTCAAAGACTATCAGGATCTGATGCGCAGTCCCGATTTGTCTTTATGGCGCAAGATTGAACAGAGTCTGACGATGGCGCCTTATTGGTTTGAAGGGCAGATGATGAGTTATCAAATTGCTCAGGCACTCGATAAAAAGGACTGGTGTCGGGCAATCCGGGAGGAAGCGGGATATTTTCTTGAGCGCTTGCCCAAATTAAAAGAACTGAAATTTAAAGGCGGACAACCGTTTGTTCCAGAAGAAGTCAATGCATGGTTGGGAGAACAAGAGCAGGCGACCACGCAAGCCTCGGTGGTCGGCAGCTGGCAGGAAAAGCGTAAAGAAGCATTTATGTTGGCAAAAGAAGCCGGCATTGCGGTCGCTCTCTCCATGATTAATGGCGGCCTTGAAAAGGCGGTCGAACCCAGAGATAAATTTTATTGGCGGATGATGTCTGCTGATTTGCTCAATGAACATGGCTTTTCCGCCATGGCCGAAGAGCAATATCAGACCTTGTACCGTCAGGCGGGTTCAGCAAGTGTTTCAGAGTGGGAACCCTCACTCATGCAACGATTAGAAAAATATTCAACGTCAGAGTAA
- the tssK gene encoding type VI secretion system baseplate subunit TssK, producing MFARNRVIWNEGLFIKPQHFQQQQRYTEYYVDARMNSVSGYLYGISELALNPEYLAFGRIAIERLSGVMPDGTVFNVPQEDSLPDPLEIEDASLAGQLVYLALPLRTESLLEVSWPEERGTGRYESRRMDVRDVQSRQGDTTTIDVSPVRMHLMLEKEDRSSYASFAIARILEKRPDGSLVLDPEFIPCHLNSAVNVTLHRVVTEIAGLMNERAKSIAERISSPGQGAVADVSDFMLLQALNRLQPLIEHLSKLRTLHPERLFECLASICGELATFTDESRLPPTIPVYNHDMPTDCFMTLIRHMRQSLSVVLEPRAVSIQLDKRKYGLMVAPIHDTNLMEDADFIIAVKARMPLDELRRVFVQQTKVASVEKIRELISLQLPGIPLTPLPVAPRQLPYHAGYTYYQLDKSSAAWSMIKQASGFAFHVAAAFEDLDLQFWAIRS from the coding sequence ATGTTTGCACGTAACCGTGTTATCTGGAACGAAGGATTGTTTATCAAACCTCAGCATTTCCAACAACAACAACGATATACAGAATACTATGTTGATGCACGGATGAATTCTGTCAGTGGCTATCTGTACGGCATCTCTGAGCTGGCATTAAATCCGGAATATCTGGCATTCGGCCGGATTGCAATTGAACGTTTATCGGGCGTTATGCCTGACGGGACGGTCTTTAATGTACCGCAGGAAGATTCCCTGCCGGATCCGCTGGAGATCGAAGACGCATCACTGGCAGGGCAGCTGGTCTATCTGGCATTGCCATTGCGGACGGAGTCGCTGCTCGAGGTCAGTTGGCCGGAAGAGCGGGGCACCGGGCGTTATGAAAGCCGCCGGATGGATGTCCGCGATGTGCAGAGCCGACAAGGCGACACCACGACGATTGATGTCTCTCCGGTGCGCATGCATCTGATGCTGGAGAAAGAAGATCGCAGCTCTTATGCCTCATTCGCCATTGCCCGGATTCTGGAAAAGCGCCCGGACGGCAGTCTGGTGCTGGATCCTGAATTTATCCCCTGTCATCTCAACTCTGCTGTCAACGTGACGCTGCACCGGGTTGTGACTGAAATTGCCGGCTTGATGAATGAACGGGCCAAAAGCATTGCGGAGCGGATTAGCTCTCCCGGTCAGGGTGCCGTTGCGGATGTGTCTGACTTTATGCTGTTACAGGCCCTGAACCGTTTGCAGCCGTTGATTGAACATTTATCCAAGCTTCGGACCTTGCATCCAGAGCGGTTGTTTGAATGTCTGGCCTCAATTTGTGGTGAGCTGGCAACCTTTACGGATGAAAGTCGTCTGCCACCGACCATTCCTGTGTATAACCACGACATGCCAACCGACTGCTTTATGACGCTGATTCGTCATATGAGACAGAGTCTGAGTGTGGTGCTTGAGCCTCGTGCGGTCTCTATCCAACTGGATAAACGGAAGTACGGCCTCATGGTGGCGCCAATCCACGACACGAACCTCATGGAAGATGCCGACTTTATTATTGCGGTGAAAGCGAGAATGCCGTTGGACGAGTTGCGTCGTGTATTTGTCCAGCAGACTAAAGTCGCTTCCGTTGAGAAGATCAGAGAGCTGATCTCTCTCCAACTGCCGGGTATTCCTCTGACGCCGCTGCCTGTTGCGCCGCGTCAGCTCCCTTACCATGCGGGTTATACCTATTATCAGCTTGATAAATCCAGTGCAGCCTGGTCAATGATCAAACAAGCCAGCGGCTTTGCTTTCCATGTGGCAGCGGCATTTGAAGACCTTGACTTACAATTCTGGGCGATAAGGAGTTAA
- the vasI gene encoding type VI secretion system-associated protein VasI: protein MKLGISRSVMRLATLIFFPAVAATAATDPQMPKLPVLSKSEQLVEQANQCRSVAERLERLRCFDRVFETPLHLKPIEEQKVGASESWLHAMDSLAKLGDGKMMHLTEQGDDAWLILLASNPASRFADDKKPVLMMSCIHRISRVELAMPSEIPDARAKVTIQRETQYWRSDDAGLLLSSGRGMPAITLMKIMSGQDNTVLRSNSKVVDGLTFDTSGLSEALKPLRTRCDW, encoded by the coding sequence ATGAAATTAGGAATTTCTCGCTCAGTTATGCGTCTGGCGACACTGATATTCTTTCCTGCGGTTGCAGCGACTGCTGCAACCGATCCTCAAATGCCGAAACTGCCGGTTTTATCTAAATCCGAGCAGTTAGTTGAACAGGCAAATCAGTGTCGCAGTGTTGCAGAGCGTCTGGAAAGATTACGTTGTTTTGACCGGGTGTTCGAAACCCCGCTGCATCTGAAGCCTATCGAAGAGCAAAAAGTCGGTGCATCTGAGTCGTGGTTACATGCGATGGATTCACTGGCGAAACTCGGCGATGGCAAAATGATGCATCTGACCGAACAAGGGGATGATGCATGGCTGATTCTGTTGGCATCCAATCCTGCGTCCCGGTTTGCGGATGACAAAAAACCGGTGTTAATGATGAGTTGTATTCACCGGATCAGCCGGGTTGAACTGGCTATGCCGAGTGAGATTCCTGATGCAAGGGCTAAAGTCACCATCCAGCGGGAAACACAATACTGGCGTAGTGATGATGCCGGCTTGTTACTCTCCTCGGGACGCGGTATGCCGGCCATTACTCTGATGAAGATTATGTCCGGGCAGGACAATACGGTGTTGCGTTCTAATTCAAAGGTGGTTGATGGCCTGACTTTTGACACCTCGGGTTTGAGCGAAGCACTCAAGCCGTTAAGAACACGTTGTGATTGGTAG